A window of Microcystis aeruginosa FD4 contains these coding sequences:
- a CDS encoding PEP-CTERM sorting domain-containing protein (PEP-CTERM proteins occur, often in large numbers, in the proteomes of bacteria that also encode an exosortase, a predicted intramembrane cysteine proteinase. The presence of a PEP-CTERM domain at a protein's C-terminus predicts cleavage within the sorting domain, followed by covalent anchoring to some some component of the (usually Gram-negative) cell surface. Many PEP-CTERM proteins exhibit an unusual sequence composition that includes large numbers of potential glycosylation sites. Expression of one such protein has been shown restore the ability of a bacterium to form floc, a type of biofilm.) — protein MNKTTKVLGKFIAASALIVSTVSLPDQAATFRLCVTGYEGTDINDNTTPYPYHNGPWGFTVEPLGGPPPTHIKFTVTSTPPPGTPGHDNGDNQYINFMATIPIIKTINNTYYFSGEDNQVSLTGTYNGTQLSFSSIISGDTHYTAVPCPEPTSILSLLALGTLGTASTLKRKLKPSKSTEKETTKVS, from the coding sequence ATGAATAAAACAACAAAAGTATTGGGAAAATTCATTGCTGCCTCTGCGTTAATTGTTAGTACTGTCAGCTTGCCAGATCAAGCAGCAACGTTTCGATTATGCGTTACAGGCTATGAGGGTACTGATATCAATGATAATACAACTCCCTATCCTTACCACAATGGACCGTGGGGTTTTACGGTGGAGCCATTGGGTGGACCGCCCCCTACCCATATTAAATTTACAGTTACCAGTACTCCTCCACCTGGCACACCTGGCCATGATAATGGCGACAACCAATATATAAACTTTATGGCTACTATTCCAATAATCAAAACGATAAACAATACTTATTATTTTAGCGGTGAAGACAATCAAGTCTCTTTAACAGGTACATACAATGGTACACAATTAAGCTTTTCTAGTATAATTTCAGGAGATACTCACTATACTGCTGTGCCATGCCCCGAACCCACCTCTATCCTCAGCCTTCTAGCCCTCGGAACTCTAGGCACAGCTTCAACCCTCAAACGCAAACTGAAGCCGTCCAAATCCACCGAAAAAGAAACCACAAAAGTCTCCTAA
- a CDS encoding DUF2281 domain-containing protein translates to MNNADLDTNSPLLQTLQTLPVQQQQEILDFLESIVNQHHQTQITQTGRIAGLYQGQGWISDDFNEPLTDELLPPT, encoded by the coding sequence ATGAACAATGCTGACCTAGATACCAATTCTCCTTTGTTGCAAACCCTTCAGACATTACCTGTCCAACAACAACAAGAAATTCTCGATTTTTTGGAATCTATAGTCAATCAACACCATCAAACCCAAATAACCCAAACAGGTAGAATTGCAGGATTATATCAAGGTCAAGGCTGGATCAGCGATGACTTTAACGAACCCCTAACCGATGAACTCTTGCCGCCAACTTAA
- a CDS encoding IS5-like element ISMae4 family transposase has protein sequence MFISKIMDYQNLSDEQFKRRFGVYKQTYRKMVESVKSVEADSNSPSKRGPKPKLSIEEQVLVTLEYWREYRTYFHIGTSWELSESTICRIVNKTEKMLLQSGNFRLKGKKALLNQAEIPVITVMDVTETPIERPQKKQKDFFSGKRGYHTLKSQLVADQNTEEIICVFCGKGRGHDFSLFKKSRVRFHPLTTSIEDSGYQGIAAYHSNSYTPKKKSKNRKLTELEKEYNKALAKERIIIEHINRKLKIFKILSCKYRNRRRRYSLRVNLLAAIYNCELGIGIAAS, from the coding sequence ATGTTTATTAGCAAAATTATGGATTATCAAAACTTATCAGATGAACAATTCAAACGCCGTTTCGGTGTGTATAAACAAACATATAGAAAGATGGTAGAATCAGTAAAAAGTGTTGAAGCCGACTCTAATTCACCATCTAAAAGGGGACCGAAACCTAAACTATCTATAGAAGAACAAGTTTTAGTAACGTTAGAATATTGGCGAGAATATAGAACATATTTTCACATTGGTACAAGCTGGGAACTATCAGAATCAACTATATGTCGGATTGTAAATAAGACGGAAAAAATGCTTTTACAATCGGGAAACTTCCGTTTAAAAGGAAAAAAAGCTTTACTCAATCAAGCAGAGATACCGGTCATAACGGTAATGGATGTAACGGAAACTCCCATTGAACGCCCCCAAAAGAAACAGAAAGATTTTTTTTCGGGTAAAAGAGGTTATCATACTTTAAAATCCCAATTAGTAGCTGATCAAAATACCGAGGAAATTATCTGTGTCTTTTGTGGGAAAGGTAGAGGTCATGATTTTAGTTTATTTAAAAAAAGTCGAGTTCGTTTTCATCCTTTAACTACCAGCATAGAAGACAGTGGTTATCAGGGAATAGCTGCATACCATAGTAATAGTTATACACCGAAAAAGAAATCGAAAAATAGAAAATTAACAGAGTTAGAAAAAGAGTATAACAAGGCTTTAGCCAAAGAAAGGATTATCATTGAACATATAAATAGGAAACTCAAAATCTTTAAAATCTTATCCTGTAAATATCGGAATCGTCGTCGAAGATATAGTTTAAGAGTTAACTTGTTGGCGGCTATTTATAACTGTGAGTTAGGGATAGGTATAGCAGCTTCTTAA
- a CDS encoding type II toxin-antitoxin system VapC family toxin: MQEVLSVTGQDLLFDRNNRLFLSVASVWEMQIKLQLGKLQLNPSLQELIKNQITINNLEILSIDLAHIWTLATLTHYHKDPFDRLLISQSITEIMPILSIDEIFDRYPVQRIW, encoded by the coding sequence ATGCAAGAGGTCTTATCAGTAACTGGGCAAGATTTGTTATTTGATCGAAATAATCGCTTGTTTTTAAGCGTTGCTAGTGTCTGGGAAATGCAAATAAAACTGCAACTGGGAAAATTACAACTTAACCCATCCTTACAGGAATTAATTAAAAATCAAATAACCATTAATAATCTAGAAATACTTTCTATTGATCTAGCTCATATCTGGACACTAGCAACCCTTACCCACTATCATAAAGACCCCTTTGATCGACTTTTAATATCCCAATCAATAACCGAAATTATGCCGATTCTGAGCATTGATGAAATATTTGACCGTTACCCCGTTCAAAGAATTTGGTAA
- a CDS encoding DUF3368 domain-containing protein, giving the protein MIVVSDTSALCNLAIIDHLWLLESIYQTVIIPDVVARELAAASNPIIPAILQVGWIQPQPLTNSELVNQLQQERGLDAGEANAIALALELQADDLLIDERLGRQEALRLGLSIIGILGILLVAKQRSLIPQVQPVMDTLISQAGFRVSSQLYQRVLALAEELY; this is encoded by the coding sequence ATGATCGTGGTCAGCGATACCTCTGCCCTTTGCAATCTGGCGATTATCGATCATCTCTGGCTGCTAGAGTCAATTTACCAAACCGTTATTATTCCAGACGTTGTTGCTAGGGAACTAGCAGCCGCAAGCAATCCCATCATTCCAGCCATTCTCCAAGTCGGCTGGATTCAACCCCAACCCCTCACCAACTCCGAACTCGTTAACCAGCTTCAGCAAGAACGAGGATTAGATGCTGGAGAAGCGAATGCCATAGCCTTGGCACTTGAGCTGCAAGCTGATGATCTGCTCATTGATGAACGCTTGGGGCGGCAAGAAGCCCTGCGGCTAGGGCTATCTATCATTGGTATTCTGGGCATTCTGCTCGTTGCCAAACAAAGAAGCCTCATCCCTCAAGTTCAACCTGTTATGGATACCTTGATCAGCCAAGCTGGTTTTCGTGTCAGTTCCCAGCTATATCAGCGTGTCTTAGCTTTGGCTGAAGAACTTTATTGA
- a CDS encoding UPF0175 family protein: MQITLNLPDNLSQGETFNQGDWLREIAIALFEQERISLSRASKIAGMEVMDFQKLLADRGICVHYDVEDFEQDVQHLRDRGWL, from the coding sequence ATGCAAATTACCCTGAACCTACCGGATAACCTCAGCCAAGGCGAAACCTTTAACCAAGGCGACTGGCTCCGGGAGATTGCCATTGCGCTGTTTGAGCAAGAGCGGATTTCCCTCAGTCGCGCCAGTAAAATTGCCGGGATGGAAGTCATGGACTTTCAAAAACTGCTGGCAGATCGCGGTATTTGTGTTCACTACGATGTAGAAGACTTTGAGCAGGATGTTCAGCATCTGCGCGATCGAGGCTGGCTATGA
- a CDS encoding single-stranded DNA-binding protein, producing MNSCILMAKIVRRPELRYTQDNQTPYAQMLVEFSPNRAEATPANLRAVAWGNLASEVAQNYNEGDQVILEGRLSMQMIDRPEGFKEKRAELVISHLYHLDGSMSSGEMAAPTPEKVVPINTHKSNKTEVEKPVAPVSTGDFEYDASYELSNPSAWQPSDTSVEENLDDIPF from the coding sequence ATGAACAGTTGCATTTTAATGGCTAAAATTGTCCGTCGTCCCGAATTACGTTATACCCAAGATAATCAAACTCCCTACGCTCAAATGTTAGTCGAGTTTTCCCCCAATCGTGCCGAGGCAACCCCGGCTAATTTAAGGGCCGTAGCTTGGGGAAATTTAGCCTCAGAAGTCGCTCAGAATTATAATGAAGGTGATCAGGTAATTTTAGAAGGCCGTCTCTCCATGCAGATGATCGATCGTCCCGAAGGTTTTAAGGAAAAACGGGCCGAATTAGTCATTAGTCATCTTTATCATCTTGACGGCAGCATGAGTAGCGGTGAAATGGCAGCCCCGACTCCAGAAAAAGTCGTACCAATCAACACCCACAAATCGAATAAAACCGAGGTGGAAAAACCCGTCGCACCTGTCTCCACCGGGGATTTTGAATACGACGCATCCTATGAACTTTCTAATCCTTCCGCTTGGCAACCTTCTGACACATCAGTGGAGGAAAATTTAGACGATATTCCCTTCTAA
- a CDS encoding amino acid ABC transporter permease: MGLWLRKNLFNTWYNVILTLAGLFLSLWGGLSFLDWAINQAKWAVVTENIGLFLVGRYPEQSIGRIWLILTIITALSLFSWQLNRGRFPDCPAFLRRWWGLVWLLTLPLIAWLLLGGLFLKAIPLDDLSGLILTLLVAIASMILSFPLGVLLALGRQSELPAIRWLSIGYIELLRGLPLLGILFMAQVMLPLILPAGTRPERVIRAIARFTLFAAAYLAENVRGGLQAIPKGQIEAARALGLKPIFVLLLIVLPQALKAVIPAIVGQFISLFKDTSLLAIVGLVDLLGMAGSVLANPKFIGDYPEVYLFLAFIYWIFCYSMSLASRRLEQR; encoded by the coding sequence ATGGGACTCTGGTTAAGAAAAAATCTCTTTAACACTTGGTACAACGTCATCTTAACCCTTGCGGGTCTATTTCTCAGCCTCTGGGGTGGCTTAAGTTTTCTCGATTGGGCGATAAATCAGGCAAAATGGGCTGTAGTGACGGAAAATATCGGTTTATTTCTGGTCGGTCGTTATCCAGAACAGTCAATAGGGCGAATTTGGCTGATTTTAACGATAATTACGGCTTTATCACTGTTTTCTTGGCAATTAAACCGGGGTCGCTTCCCCGATTGCCCCGCTTTTCTCCGACGCTGGTGGGGATTGGTGTGGTTATTGACTTTACCTTTAATTGCTTGGTTACTATTGGGGGGATTATTTTTAAAGGCAATTCCCCTTGATGATCTCAGTGGTTTAATCTTAACTTTATTAGTAGCGATCGCAAGTATGATTTTATCTTTCCCCTTGGGGGTATTATTGGCCCTAGGGAGACAGAGTGAATTACCGGCAATTCGTTGGCTATCTATTGGTTATATCGAATTATTGCGCGGTTTACCTTTGTTGGGAATTTTATTCATGGCTCAGGTGATGTTACCTTTAATTTTACCTGCCGGAACCAGACCGGAACGGGTGATCAGAGCGATCGCCAGATTTACCCTTTTTGCGGCAGCCTATCTGGCCGAAAATGTCCGGGGTGGTTTACAAGCGATTCCCAAAGGTCAAATTGAAGCGGCCAGAGCTTTGGGTTTAAAACCGATTTTCGTCTTACTATTGATCGTTCTACCCCAAGCTTTAAAAGCGGTCATTCCTGCTATTGTTGGTCAATTTATCAGTTTATTTAAGGATACTTCTCTACTGGCGATCGTGGGGCTGGTGGACCTCTTGGGTATGGCAGGATCGGTTTTGGCTAATCCGAAATTTATCGGCGATTATCCAGAAGTTTATCTATTTTTGGCGTTTATTTACTGGATTTTCTGTTATTCTATGTCCCTAGCCAGTCGTAGGTTAGAACAGCGTTGA
- a CDS encoding shikimate dehydrogenase, translated as MTIINGKTKLLGVIGDPIGHTLSPLMHNAAIDALGLNYVYLPLPIAPENLATAIAGFAAIDLQGFSVTIPHKLAIIPLLSQITEKARLVGAVNTVWRTETGWQGTNTDVDGFLAPLKSLDQDWSRVNPIILGNGGAARAVVVACAQLGCGEIHVVGRNQKKLDPFKESWANTSLYDLLEVHGWDELEGLLSTTELLINSTPIGMSPQGEQSPVELELLDLLPPSAIAYDLIYNPRPTKFLRLAQTRGIRIIDGLEMLVNQGAIALEIWLGQPVPVSVMREALLKQF; from the coding sequence ATGACCATTATTAACGGAAAAACCAAGTTATTAGGTGTAATCGGCGATCCCATCGGCCATACTCTTTCTCCCCTCATGCACAATGCCGCTATCGATGCCTTGGGGCTAAATTATGTCTATCTTCCCCTACCTATCGCTCCGGAAAATTTGGCAACAGCGATCGCTGGTTTCGCCGCCATCGATCTACAGGGTTTTAGCGTCACAATTCCCCATAAATTAGCCATTATTCCCTTATTATCGCAAATTACGGAGAAAGCAAGGCTAGTAGGCGCAGTTAATACCGTCTGGCGCACGGAAACCGGCTGGCAGGGAACGAATACCGATGTGGATGGCTTTCTCGCACCCTTGAAATCCCTTGACCAAGATTGGAGTCGGGTGAATCCGATTATTTTAGGCAATGGCGGCGCTGCCCGGGCGGTAGTGGTGGCTTGCGCCCAGTTGGGCTGTGGCGAAATTCATGTGGTAGGACGCAATCAAAAGAAATTAGATCCTTTTAAAGAAAGTTGGGCGAATACCAGCCTCTATGACCTCCTAGAAGTGCATGGCTGGGACGAATTAGAGGGGCTGCTATCCACCACAGAACTCCTGATTAATTCTACCCCCATCGGAATGTCTCCCCAGGGCGAACAATCCCCAGTTGAGTTAGAATTATTAGACCTTTTGCCACCATCCGCGATCGCATACGATCTGATTTATAATCCCCGTCCGACCAAATTTCTCCGGTTGGCCCAGACTAGAGGGATAAGAATTATTGATGGGTTAGAAATGTTAGTTAATCAGGGAGCGATCGCACTAGAAATCTGGTTAGGTCAACCCGTCCCCGTCTCGGTCATGCGGGAAGCTTTGTTAAAACAATTCTAA
- a CDS encoding AI-2E family transporter yields MTPSSSVWKTLNNSILVRYLLLFGCGWSLIVLINYFYGTIAIFTGSAILAALLNYPVVWLSRYLPRGLAIAITTLVAFILLFRLVTGIGLEAVNQGRGLLFNLTDALGQKDFLPFQDFLDRLDLNKMVGSLQTGLATGLSIVQGVFSSVFTGVFGAVISVYMLIDGDKLWRGFLQLLPLAYQERFAKSFRQSFLGFIRGQLLLMLFLSVTSFLSFSLLGIKYGLILAGILGVIDAIPGIGATLGILLVTILTFTSQGPAVAVKAFIICVVLVQIQDNIIRPKVMGNALELNPVILFLSLFIGERIAGLLGIFLSIPIAGMIAIWIGSSEEKPITALEENQLGESQEN; encoded by the coding sequence ATGACCCCTTCTAGCTCCGTTTGGAAAACTCTGAATAACTCGATTCTAGTGCGCTATCTATTATTATTTGGTTGTGGCTGGAGTCTGATTGTCTTAATTAACTATTTCTACGGGACGATCGCTATTTTTACTGGTTCAGCGATCCTGGCTGCTCTATTAAATTATCCCGTGGTTTGGTTATCCCGTTATCTACCGAGAGGACTAGCCATTGCTATTACCACCCTAGTAGCTTTTATCCTCCTATTTAGATTAGTCACAGGCATAGGATTAGAAGCGGTTAATCAGGGGAGAGGACTACTATTCAATCTTACCGATGCCCTTGGTCAAAAAGATTTTTTACCCTTTCAAGACTTTCTCGATCGATTAGATTTGAATAAAATGGTGGGAAGCTTACAAACCGGTTTAGCCACGGGTTTATCGATCGTACAAGGAGTTTTTTCCAGTGTCTTTACTGGCGTTTTCGGGGCGGTGATCAGTGTTTATATGCTCATCGACGGTGATAAACTTTGGCGGGGTTTTTTGCAACTTCTCCCCCTAGCATACCAGGAGCGTTTTGCCAAGTCTTTTCGACAAAGTTTTCTGGGATTTATTCGCGGGCAACTGTTGTTAATGCTCTTTTTATCGGTGACGAGTTTCTTAAGTTTTTCCCTATTAGGAATTAAATACGGGCTAATTTTAGCGGGTATTCTCGGTGTTATCGATGCTATCCCGGGTATCGGGGCAACCCTGGGCATTTTGTTGGTAACTATCTTGACTTTTACCTCCCAGGGACCAGCAGTTGCTGTTAAAGCTTTTATTATCTGTGTCGTCTTGGTGCAAATTCAAGATAATATTATTCGCCCTAAAGTTATGGGCAATGCCCTAGAATTAAACCCGGTAATTTTATTTTTATCCCTCTTTATCGGCGAAAGAATTGCGGGATTATTAGGGATTTTTCTCTCTATTCCTATCGCTGGGATGATTGCGATCTGGATCGGATCAAGTGAAGAAAAACCAATAACAGCTTTAGAGGAAAATCAGTTAGGAGAAAGTCAGGAGAATTAA
- a CDS encoding DMT family transporter, producing the protein MENLDLKKSSPLLLISPFFLWGTAMVAMKGVIPHTTPLFMAAIRLVPAGMLVLMVAWFLGRPQPKTLQAWLWIALFALMDGTLFQGFLALGLNRTGAGLGSVIIDSQPLAVALMSSWLFKEVIGVWGWLGLGLGIGGISLIGLPDQWFYDFFGQKAVNIDFSWQELLNSGEMLMLLASLSMAVGTVLIRFVCRHADPVSATGWHMILGGLPLFLASGFTESHQWQNIDFNGWLALSYATIFGSAIAYGVFFYLAAKGNLTSLSSLTFLTPVFALTFGNLFLGEMLSVLQWLGVSLTLVSIYLINQRERISPQVRAIFANLSSASVK; encoded by the coding sequence ATGGAAAACTTAGATTTAAAGAAATCCTCGCCTCTCTTACTTATCTCACCGTTTTTTCTCTGGGGAACAGCGATGGTAGCGATGAAGGGTGTTATACCTCATACCACCCCCCTATTTATGGCGGCAATTCGCCTCGTACCCGCCGGAATGTTAGTTTTAATGGTAGCTTGGTTTTTAGGTCGTCCTCAGCCCAAAACCCTACAAGCGTGGCTATGGATTGCCCTGTTTGCTCTGATGGATGGCACTCTTTTTCAAGGTTTTCTGGCATTGGGATTAAATCGCACCGGGGCGGGGTTAGGATCGGTAATTATTGACTCCCAACCCCTAGCGGTGGCTTTAATGTCCAGTTGGCTATTTAAAGAAGTTATCGGTGTCTGGGGATGGTTGGGATTGGGTTTAGGGATTGGGGGAATTAGTTTAATTGGCTTGCCCGATCAATGGTTTTATGACTTTTTTGGACAAAAAGCGGTAAATATTGACTTTAGCTGGCAAGAATTACTAAATAGTGGCGAAATGCTCATGCTTTTGGCTTCTCTATCTATGGCGGTGGGAACAGTGTTAATCCGGTTTGTCTGTCGTCATGCGGATCCCGTCAGCGCCACGGGATGGCACATGATTTTAGGAGGATTGCCGCTATTTTTAGCTTCAGGTTTCACCGAATCCCATCAATGGCAAAATATAGATTTTAATGGTTGGTTAGCTTTAAGTTATGCCACTATTTTTGGTAGTGCGATCGCCTACGGAGTATTCTTTTATTTAGCCGCTAAGGGCAATTTAACCAGTTTAAGTTCTTTAACTTTTTTAACTCCGGTTTTTGCCCTCACTTTCGGGAATTTGTTCCTTGGTGAGATGTTAAGTGTATTGCAATGGCTGGGGGTATCTTTAACCCTCGTTAGTATTTATTTAATCAATCAAAGGGAAAGAATCTCCCCACAAGTGCGGGCAATTTTTGCTAATCTTTCCTCTGCTTCCGTGAAGTAA
- a CDS encoding class I SAM-dependent methyltransferase → MDLQKFLEKLPQQYQDWGSPLMSPISEQLTLLSQKTASYPDRNLFPLLNLAVACLQPDEVYCQIGCFRRGSLVAAFWDNSDRYGYGVEAFFKYDPSGEKLTILSEDLEDFQLSEQIFLSDQETENFFDDLQELNSEEKLGVYYYDAAEDYRSLFISLLLAKNFWSDSALIMINKCQHPALQQAIKDFIKTHPQAQIILDDQVANHGLLGLKNICLLAWNAPPGITALKSSKKLVLNVGCGPYNPEALPQLFRNGNWQEIRLDINTAVNPDILGTITDLSAVPDNSVDAVFSSHNLEHIYHYEVPIALGEFKRILKPEGFLMIVVPDMQTAAEFVARGDMENEPLYISPGGAVRALWMFYGMGTEVPGMPYMAHKTGFTSQNLNQKLQEANFARVEVIRTEFELVAFGYKSEIGDREMGKWGNGEMGKF, encoded by the coding sequence ATGGATTTACAAAAATTCTTAGAAAAACTGCCCCAACAGTATCAGGATTGGGGATCGCCTTTAATGTCGCCTATTTCCGAGCAATTAACCCTTTTAAGCCAAAAAACCGCCTCCTATCCTGATCGCAATCTCTTTCCCCTACTCAATCTAGCCGTTGCCTGTCTGCAACCGGACGAGGTTTACTGTCAAATTGGTTGTTTTCGTCGCGGTAGTTTAGTCGCCGCTTTCTGGGATAATAGCGATCGCTATGGTTATGGCGTAGAAGCTTTTTTTAAATACGATCCATCGGGAGAAAAACTAACTATATTATCTGAGGATTTGGAGGATTTTCAACTATCAGAACAGATATTTTTAAGTGATCAAGAAACGGAAAACTTTTTCGATGATCTCCAAGAATTAAACAGTGAAGAAAAGCTGGGAGTTTATTACTACGATGCCGCCGAAGACTATCGATCGCTCTTTATCTCCTTACTTTTAGCCAAAAATTTCTGGTCTGATTCCGCTTTAATTATGATCAATAAATGTCAGCATCCTGCTCTCCAACAGGCAATAAAAGATTTTATTAAAACCCATCCCCAAGCTCAGATAATTTTAGATGATCAAGTAGCTAATCACGGTTTGCTTGGTTTGAAAAATATTTGTTTATTAGCTTGGAATGCTCCCCCGGGGATAACAGCGCTAAAATCCTCGAAAAAACTGGTTTTAAATGTGGGTTGTGGTCCCTATAATCCCGAAGCTTTACCCCAACTATTCCGCAATGGCAATTGGCAAGAAATTCGCCTCGATATTAATACTGCTGTTAACCCCGATATTTTAGGAACGATTACCGATTTAAGTGCCGTTCCCGATAACTCCGTCGATGCAGTTTTTTCTAGTCATAATCTAGAACATATTTATCATTACGAAGTTCCCATCGCTCTAGGGGAATTTAAACGCATTCTTAAACCCGAAGGCTTTTTGATGATTGTGGTTCCCGATATGCAAACTGCCGCCGAATTTGTCGCTAGAGGCGATATGGAAAATGAACCTTTATATATTTCTCCCGGGGGTGCTGTGCGCGCTTTATGGATGTTTTACGGCATGGGAACAGAAGTCCCTGGGATGCCCTATATGGCTCATAAAACCGGTTTTACCTCTCAAAATCTTAACCAAAAATTACAAGAGGCAAATTTTGCCAGAGTCGAGGTAATTCGCACGGAATTTGAGTTAGTTGCTTTTGGGTATAAATCAGAGATTGGGGATAGGGAAATGGGGAAATGGGGAAATGGGGAAATGGGGAAATTTTAA